One Candidatus Marsarchaeota archaeon genomic window carries:
- a CDS encoding V-type ATP synthase subunit E yields MGLEEIIDDIEKKKQLETDRLIGDARAQASEIIKAAKDAASKKSKEILDAADLEAKQIKARELSKANIEAKRLVYSAMQESFDNAYKELRKNIASYLKSSQYKALLLKLYNTALDEIGEGCTVYVRKDDIQALEGLKRKAKILDAGSAFAGGLIAVSADGKKELDYSMNRILEIIKPRMYSKLLKLITGSE; encoded by the coding sequence ATGGGTCTCGAAGAGATAATAGATGATATCGAAAAAAAGAAACAGCTGGAGACTGACAGGCTCATTGGCGATGCGCGTGCGCAGGCTTCCGAAATAATAAAAGCTGCCAAAGATGCTGCTTCAAAAAAGTCTAAGGAGATACTTGACGCCGCGGACCTTGAAGCAAAGCAGATAAAGGCCAGGGAGCTTTCAAAGGCGAACATAGAGGCCAAAAGGCTCGTGTATTCTGCAATGCAGGAAAGCTTTGACAATGCATACAAAGAGCTGCGGAAGAACATCGCGAGCTACTTAAAAAGCAGCCAGTACAAAGCCCTTCTTTTGAAGCTTTACAATACCGCATTGGATGAAATAGGCGAAGGCTGCACGGTGTATGTGCGCAAGGATGACATTCAGGCTTTGGAAGGGCTAAAGCGCAAAGCAAAGATACTCGACGCAGGAAGCGCATTTGCCGGAGGACTTATTGCAGTGTCTGCAGACGGCAAGAAGGAACTTGATTACAGCATGAACAGGATACTGGAGATTATAAAGCCAAGGATGTACTCCAAGCTGCTTAAGCTTATAACGGGATCGGAATGA
- a CDS encoding ATPase, protein MVVAVSPLYAVAASIAIAGGLIGTGMAQQGIGAAGMGIIAEKPEKFGQVLFFFVIPETLWIIGFVLGLILLLQIL, encoded by the coding sequence ATGGTAGTGGCAGTAAGTCCATTATACGCTGTTGCTGCATCGATAGCAATAGCCGGGGGCCTTATAGGCACAGGAATGGCGCAGCAGGGAATAGGTGCTGCTGGAATGGGTATAATAGCAGAAAAGCCGGAAAAATTCGGCCAGGTCCTATTCTTCTTCGTAATACCAGAGACATTGTGGATCATTGGCTTCGTCTTAGGGCTCATACTGCTGTTGCAGATACTTTGA
- a CDS encoding RtcB family protein produces the protein MEVKINKINEFTWEIQHAGNPDNMVPVRIFANSSIISSMQRDRTMQQAMNATTLPTMVKHMLVMPDGHEGYGFPVGGVAAFPADDGIISPGAIGFDINCGVRLIRTDLSFEEVRPRLGELMDTLFSMVPSGVGSKASKGFTRSDIEKVAIEGAAQVIKHGFGVSEDLERMEENGCMDGADPDRVSDLAKKRGTPQLGTLGAGNHFLEVQRVGRILDPATSKAYGLWEDQVVVMVHSGSRGYGHQVCSDYLRVLNDYSAKNNIRLVDPELSYAHIGSKESEDYLKAMKCAVNFAFANRQVMMDSIRKSFEKVFSKSWDALGMHLVYDVAHNIAKEEEHDVEGRRMKLIVHRKGATRAFAPGRPEIPKIYRDYGQPVLIPGSMGTSSYVLAGLEGAMKQSFGSSCHGSGRLMSRHQAIREIPASKTLGSMRDKHIELRVRDRKLVSEESELAYKNVDDVVASVAGAGITKIVAQLLPIGVAKG, from the coding sequence ATGGAAGTTAAGATTAACAAAATCAACGAGTTCACGTGGGAGATCCAGCATGCAGGCAATCCAGATAACATGGTGCCTGTAAGGATATTTGCCAACAGCAGCATAATATCATCAATGCAAAGGGATCGTACAATGCAGCAGGCAATGAATGCCACTACGCTTCCGACAATGGTGAAGCACATGCTAGTAATGCCTGACGGGCACGAGGGCTACGGCTTCCCGGTCGGTGGCGTTGCAGCCTTCCCTGCAGACGATGGCATAATATCGCCAGGCGCCATAGGCTTTGACATAAATTGCGGCGTCAGGCTTATAAGGACAGACCTGAGCTTTGAGGAAGTTAGGCCAAGGCTCGGCGAACTCATGGACACGCTTTTCAGCATGGTTCCAAGCGGCGTCGGAAGCAAGGCAAGCAAGGGCTTTACAAGAAGCGATATAGAAAAGGTCGCCATAGAGGGCGCAGCCCAGGTCATAAAGCATGGCTTTGGCGTCAGCGAGGACCTTGAAAGGATGGAAGAAAATGGCTGCATGGATGGCGCTGATCCTGACAGGGTAAGCGACCTGGCAAAGAAGCGCGGCACCCCACAGCTAGGCACGCTTGGGGCCGGCAACCATTTCCTTGAGGTGCAGCGCGTTGGAAGGATTCTGGATCCAGCAACATCAAAGGCCTACGGCCTCTGGGAAGACCAGGTTGTTGTAATGGTCCATAGCGGCTCAAGGGGCTACGGCCACCAGGTGTGCAGCGATTACCTAAGGGTGCTCAATGATTATAGCGCAAAGAACAACATAAGGCTGGTAGATCCAGAGCTAAGCTACGCGCATATAGGCTCAAAGGAGTCTGAAGATTACCTCAAAGCGATGAAATGCGCTGTTAACTTCGCATTCGCAAACAGGCAGGTAATGATGGACTCCATACGCAAAAGCTTTGAAAAAGTGTTTTCCAAGAGCTGGGATGCTTTGGGCATGCACCTTGTATATGATGTCGCGCACAACATAGCAAAAGAGGAGGAGCACGATGTCGAGGGCAGGAGGATGAAGCTGATAGTGCACAGGAAGGGCGCCACAAGGGCGTTTGCGCCAGGAAGGCCAGAAATACCAAAAATATACAGGGACTACGGGCAGCCCGTCCTTATACCTGGCAGCATGGGGACCTCAAGCTACGTCCTTGCAGGCCTTGAAGGCGCTATGAAGCAGAGCTTCGGCTCCTCATGTCATGGCTCTGGCAGGCTTATGTCGAGGCACCAAGCCATAAGAGAGATACCTGCATCCAAGACACTTGGAAGCATGCGCGACAAGCACATAGAATTAAGGGTCAGGGACAGGAAACTCGTAAGCGAAGAATCCGAGCTGGCATACAAGAACGTCGATGACGTGGTGGCAAGCGTGGCAGGCGCAGGCATAACAAAGATCGTGGCGCAGCTGCTGCCTATAGGAGTTGCAAAGGGCTAG
- a CDS encoding DUF302 domain-containing protein, translated as MVDGLIKVTSDDAFETVLERAVEAIEKRNIRIFAILDHKKNAESVGMEMGNATVIIFGNPEAGTKLMQDRPSIAIDLPLRLLISSEDGKTALRYYNPLHLAKEHKLNDNLDLINKLSGLLNAIVMEAAGKA; from the coding sequence ATGGTTGACGGGCTAATAAAGGTTACCAGCGACGACGCTTTCGAAACCGTGCTCGAAAGGGCAGTGGAGGCCATAGAAAAGCGCAACATACGAATTTTCGCAATTCTGGACCATAAGAAAAATGCAGAAAGCGTTGGCATGGAAATGGGCAATGCCACTGTAATAATTTTTGGCAATCCAGAAGCAGGCACCAAGCTTATGCAGGACAGGCCCAGCATAGCGATAGACCTACCTCTAAGGCTGCTTATAAGCAGTGAGGACGGCAAAACAGCGCTTCGCTATTACAATCCGCTGCACCTGGCCAAGGAGCACAAGCTCAATGACAACCTTGACTTGATAAACAAGCTTTCAGGGCTGCTCAATGCTATAGTAATGGAAGCGGCGGGCAAGGCCTGA
- a CDS encoding DUF488 domain-containing protein — MPKSQNPIYALGYSNLEISKFIKILKSHSVDMLVDVRTIPKSRHQPDFNEARLSSRLKRNGIEYVHFKELGGLRKPSKGSVNIGWRNESFRGFADYMQTRAFASAILKLIGLSRKHTLAMMCAEGNPFRCHRSLIADALIVRGRKVYHISGISGSRPHELTSFAKVKGTKITYPKSRRA, encoded by the coding sequence ATGCCTAAAAGCCAGAACCCAATATATGCATTGGGCTATTCAAACCTCGAAATATCAAAGTTCATAAAAATTCTCAAGTCACATTCGGTTGACATGCTTGTTGATGTTCGAACAATTCCGAAATCAAGGCACCAGCCCGATTTCAATGAGGCAAGGCTTTCATCTCGGCTGAAGAGGAACGGCATAGAATACGTGCATTTCAAGGAGCTCGGGGGCCTGAGGAAGCCATCGAAAGGGTCAGTGAATATTGGGTGGAGAAACGAAAGCTTCAGGGGATTTGCAGACTACATGCAGACCAGGGCTTTCGCCAGCGCCATATTGAAGCTCATAGGGCTCAGCAGGAAACACACTCTTGCTATGATGTGCGCCGAGGGCAACCCGTTCAGGTGCCACAGGTCGCTCATTGCTGATGCTCTCATAGTAAGAGGAAGAAAGGTTTATCACATATCAGGTATTTCTGGGTCAAGGCCGCACGAGCTTACATCGTTTGCCAAGGTAAAAGGAACCAAGATAACATATCCCAAAAGCCGACGCGCTTAG
- a CDS encoding LemA family protein, whose product MSLLLYAIVGLAVIIIAGLVIVIYNSLVALRNNAKKAWADIDVLLEKRHDALGKLIDAVSGYMKYEKGLMTQLTQLRSQWMDLPQGDVQAKMNASNQVSSALKSVFAVAENYPDLKANNSFIQLQQSILTLESQIADRREFYNQSVTDLNIRIQQFPYNLLAGAMGFSAMTLFQVPEEAKADVKINFDMHQ is encoded by the coding sequence ATGAGTCTGCTGCTGTATGCCATAGTCGGCCTTGCTGTGATAATAATAGCTGGGCTGGTAATAGTAATATACAACTCTTTAGTTGCATTGAGGAACAACGCAAAGAAGGCCTGGGCCGACATAGATGTGCTCCTCGAGAAGAGGCATGACGCCCTTGGCAAGCTCATAGACGCGGTAAGCGGCTACATGAAGTACGAGAAGGGACTCATGACGCAGCTCACGCAATTGAGAAGCCAATGGATGGATCTGCCCCAAGGGGACGTTCAGGCAAAGATGAATGCGTCTAATCAGGTATCCTCTGCGCTCAAGAGCGTATTTGCAGTAGCGGAGAACTATCCTGACCTCAAGGCGAACAACAGCTTCATACAATTGCAGCAGAGCATACTGACCCTCGAATCGCAGATAGCCGACAGGAGAGAGTTTTACAACCAATCGGTTACTGACTTGAACATACGTATACAGCAGTTCCCATATAATCTGCTTGCCGGAGCAATGGGCTTTTCTGCAATGACTCTGTTCCAAGTGCCAGAAGAGGCAAAGGCAGATGTCAAGATAAATTTTGACATGCATCAGTAG
- a CDS encoding DUF2070 family protein, which translates to MENKSYKGALKHVSLFSKNLPNALRLFAILVVVGLVVGVLSAYIVHHSDALYTIPYILINGLVGGLIAIIIPTTITIFIYKGMRTYIRSKYIVFVSLLAETTYAIFMVLSVAVYLISGSYALSIVTIIVGDASIFAWWLFVNKLMMNRYKNASLFSLIQPTLNLIFFLPASGIIFNRTIPLGLLLIKLYAGIFIFLVISYIIIYLIDSPIKRSLGFSGVDIFAQMLQNWLFSINIALPDRKSKNSFGVRTDITVKAITIRSGGKLDSVFFVPQIHFGPVGTLGSSNFPYLVEKYGNSKYKASVFVLHAAVNEDYNAVSSDQFMQVKRAFEAVIDQQETHAENSEFGYYYGESNGAMVKILKFGKCGLITLTRAPKVTEDITPEAAAVIEKALEKIVEAPILVDAHNSRFESAPAEELESVKFNSKILNDYLAAIDSIKAPLASSKELLFGSKSLNAYVALGEPADVAPGNINASVFGIGGKKFGIIAFNANNMKPAFREAIISHVRDKFGIEAEVYTTDTHYINSMRETASNVLGRHTKYRSLEKLVDEAVNGALKQLKHADVAYKSTVIKNFYIWGINQREKMMTSLDSMISLAKVLVPTIIAAGFLVAAWIINLI; encoded by the coding sequence ATGGAGAACAAGAGCTATAAGGGCGCACTCAAGCACGTAAGCTTATTTTCGAAAAACCTGCCGAATGCGCTTAGGCTTTTCGCAATACTTGTAGTAGTGGGCCTGGTAGTTGGCGTGCTCAGCGCATACATAGTGCACCATTCCGATGCCTTATACACAATCCCGTACATACTAATAAACGGGCTTGTCGGGGGCCTCATAGCCATAATCATCCCTACAACCATAACGATATTCATTTACAAGGGGATGAGGACCTATATACGCTCGAAGTACATAGTATTCGTCTCGCTGCTTGCAGAGACCACGTATGCAATCTTCATGGTGCTTTCTGTTGCCGTATACTTGATATCAGGCTCTTACGCGCTGAGCATAGTAACGATAATAGTAGGCGACGCAAGCATTTTCGCGTGGTGGCTCTTTGTCAACAAGCTGATGATGAACAGATATAAGAACGCATCGCTGTTCTCGCTGATACAGCCAACGCTTAACCTTATATTTTTCCTGCCTGCAAGCGGCATAATATTCAACCGCACAATACCGCTGGGGCTGCTTCTGATAAAGCTCTACGCTGGAATATTCATATTCCTGGTGATAAGCTATATAATAATATATTTGATAGATTCGCCGATAAAAAGGAGCCTTGGATTCAGCGGTGTTGACATATTCGCACAGATGCTGCAGAACTGGCTTTTCAGCATAAATATAGCACTGCCTGATAGGAAATCGAAAAACAGCTTTGGGGTTCGCACCGACATAACGGTAAAGGCAATTACGATAAGGTCAGGAGGCAAGCTTGATTCCGTTTTCTTTGTGCCGCAGATACACTTCGGGCCTGTCGGCACCTTGGGCAGCAGCAATTTCCCGTACCTTGTGGAAAAGTATGGAAATTCGAAGTACAAGGCAAGCGTCTTTGTACTTCACGCAGCAGTCAATGAGGATTACAATGCAGTATCGTCGGACCAGTTCATGCAGGTCAAGCGCGCATTCGAAGCTGTGATAGACCAGCAGGAAACACATGCAGAGAACAGCGAATTCGGCTATTATTACGGGGAAAGCAATGGGGCCATGGTAAAGATACTGAAATTCGGAAAATGCGGCCTGATTACCCTGACCAGGGCGCCGAAAGTCACAGAGGACATTACGCCAGAAGCTGCAGCAGTGATTGAAAAGGCGCTTGAGAAGATTGTAGAAGCCCCGATACTTGTTGACGCGCATAATTCAAGGTTTGAGTCTGCGCCTGCCGAGGAGCTTGAATCAGTAAAGTTCAATTCAAAGATCCTTAATGATTACCTGGCAGCAATCGATTCAATAAAAGCCCCACTTGCGTCTTCGAAGGAGCTCCTCTTCGGCTCGAAATCGCTTAATGCCTATGTTGCGCTTGGGGAGCCTGCGGATGTTGCACCGGGGAACATAAATGCGTCTGTATTTGGCATAGGCGGAAAGAAATTCGGCATTATAGCATTCAACGCAAACAATATGAAGCCAGCTTTTAGGGAAGCCATAATAAGCCATGTACGCGACAAATTTGGCATAGAAGCTGAAGTGTATACGACCGACACGCACTACATAAATTCGATGAGGGAGACTGCAAGCAACGTGCTTGGCAGGCACACTAAATATAGGAGCTTGGAAAAGCTGGTTGACGAAGCGGTTAATGGAGCGCTTAAACAGCTTAAGCATGCTGATGTGGCATATAAAAGCACTGTAATAAAGAACTTTTATATTTGGGGCATAAACCAAAGGGAGAAGATGATGACTTCCCTTGATTCCATGATAAGCCTTGCGAAGGTGCTTGTGCCTACAATAATAGCTGCGGGATTCCTGGTTGCTGCCTGGATAATAAATTTGATTTGA
- the uppS gene encoding polyprenyl diphosphate synthase, producing the protein MIRDDLRLPQHLALIPDGNRRWANRNKLNLFRGYSYGISKFVDFSCWLSKIGVKSLTVWALSTENIQKRSQNELKVLYQLYIRASKDKRMLKMLADNKAHVKFIGDRKLLPAKVNQAFKSIEERTKKYNDFYINILVAYGGREDILHAVRRLVAKGVSPANMNYDEIKQNLRTSALEDPDLIIRTSGEKRLSGLLPWQSSYSELYFSKKYWPDFTKKDLQKAISEYSRRKRRYGK; encoded by the coding sequence ATGATACGTGATGATTTAAGGCTGCCGCAGCATTTGGCCTTGATTCCCGACGGAAACAGGCGTTGGGCAAATCGGAATAAGTTGAATTTGTTTAGGGGCTATAGCTACGGCATAAGCAAATTCGTGGACTTCTCATGCTGGTTGAGCAAGATAGGGGTTAAAAGCCTGACTGTATGGGCGCTTTCTACGGAAAACATACAGAAAAGGTCGCAAAACGAGCTCAAGGTTCTTTACCAGCTTTACATAAGGGCATCAAAGGACAAGAGGATGCTCAAAATGCTTGCAGATAACAAGGCGCATGTGAAGTTCATAGGAGATCGCAAGCTTTTGCCGGCAAAGGTTAACCAGGCATTCAAGTCCATAGAAGAAAGGACAAAGAAGTACAATGACTTTTATATAAACATACTGGTGGCTTATGGCGGCAGGGAAGACATACTGCATGCGGTAAGGAGGCTCGTCGCCAAGGGCGTTTCGCCTGCAAACATGAATTATGATGAAATAAAGCAGAACCTTAGGACATCTGCGCTTGAAGATCCTGACCTGATAATACGTACTTCAGGGGAAAAGAGGCTTTCCGGGCTGCTGCCATGGCAGTCATCATATTCTGAGCTTTACTTCAGCAAAAAATATTGGCCAGACTTCACTAAAAAGGACCTGCAGAAAGCAATAAGCGAATACTCGAGAAGGAAAAGGAGGTACGGGAAGTAA
- a CDS encoding replication factor C large subunit has protein sequence MDYNAFYELGSLDEVLGEDQAIAAMRSFASKANSGTLEKPLILFGPTGVGKSVSARLLAAEYKWNLIELNASDYRDKDSIKKILGAASQSRSLFNKMNLILLDEIDDISAKFDKGASSAILDLINTSKNPIIFIANDVWDQKISFLRGHCTPVEFKKPKPFVIERVLERISARLSIKPAADVMRAIAARSSGDVRSAINDMFAVSGASADALDYIGLRDRKEYIFSTLDKIFMSNTLSAPLRAITNAEDSNDMLLKWIDQNIPNRYSDMHDIRNAYASLSCASIYFNKASRSQYYTYWRYTNVLMSSGVALAKSFYPQMSNRYEFPHTIKSLSSSKGSRASSAEIAAKLKRRIHESTRKILEYYVPILAMIAKQNEAMGKKNEIYDFFETHYELSEKDIEFIKSSA, from the coding sequence ATGGACTATAATGCATTCTACGAGCTAGGCTCATTGGACGAGGTGCTTGGAGAAGACCAGGCAATAGCTGCAATGCGCAGCTTTGCTAGCAAAGCAAACTCCGGCACGCTCGAAAAGCCGCTGATTCTGTTCGGGCCTACAGGAGTCGGGAAAAGCGTATCGGCTCGCCTGCTTGCTGCTGAGTATAAATGGAACCTGATAGAATTGAATGCCAGCGATTACAGGGACAAGGATTCCATAAAGAAAATTCTTGGCGCAGCGTCGCAATCGCGCAGCCTTTTCAATAAGATGAATCTGATACTGCTAGATGAGATAGACGACATAAGTGCAAAATTTGACAAAGGCGCATCCTCTGCAATCCTAGACCTGATAAATACTTCAAAAAACCCAATAATCTTCATTGCAAATGACGTCTGGGACCAGAAAATCTCCTTTCTGAGGGGCCATTGCACCCCTGTGGAGTTTAAGAAGCCAAAGCCTTTTGTAATAGAAAGGGTACTTGAACGCATATCTGCCAGGCTCAGCATAAAGCCAGCAGCAGACGTAATGCGTGCAATAGCTGCAAGGTCAAGCGGCGACGTAAGAAGCGCGATAAATGACATGTTTGCAGTATCGGGTGCCAGCGCTGACGCTCTTGACTACATCGGCCTTAGGGACAGGAAGGAGTACATATTCTCAACGCTGGACAAGATATTCATGTCCAACACGCTTTCAGCTCCGCTGAGAGCCATAACCAATGCAGAGGATTCGAATGACATGCTACTCAAGTGGATTGACCAGAACATACCTAACAGGTATAGCGATATGCATGACATACGCAACGCATACGCGAGCCTATCCTGCGCATCAATATACTTTAACAAGGCTTCGCGCTCGCAGTACTATACCTACTGGCGCTATACGAATGTGTTAATGTCCAGCGGCGTTGCCCTAGCAAAGAGCTTTTACCCGCAAATGTCTAACAGGTATGAATTCCCGCATACCATAAAGTCGCTAAGCTCCTCAAAGGGATCGCGAGCCTCCAGCGCCGAGATAGCTGCAAAGCTCAAAAGGCGCATACACGAGAGCACCCGGAAGATACTGGAGTACTATGTGCCAATTCTTGCAATGATTGCGAAGCAGAACGAAGCGATGGGCAAGAAAAATGAAATCTACGACTTTTTTGAAACGCATTACGAGCTCTCTGAAAAAGACATCGAATTCATAAAGTCTTCAGCATAA
- a CDS encoding helix-turn-helix domain-containing protein — protein sequence MDELGEKIAGEIALSESPGSVMKKWRELFGITQAELSKAIKISASTISDYESNRRLSPGVGIIKRFVSALFEIDETRGSTVRSSLEKFSGTAAANGGDIYTIHDFSSPISGTDFARIIEGKVIASPNQLDEVKLFGYTKLDSLRVILEMSPSDYPKLFGSTTERVFIFQNVSTGRSPLVVIRVAPIKPKVVLIHNLTNIDKLAIKIAQIEHIPLLTTKLSMEEIEERLSKV from the coding sequence ATGGACGAGCTTGGTGAAAAAATAGCTGGCGAGATAGCCCTTTCTGAGAGCCCCGGGAGCGTAATGAAGAAATGGAGGGAACTCTTCGGCATTACGCAAGCGGAACTTTCAAAGGCCATAAAAATATCGGCATCGACAATAAGCGATTATGAGAGCAACAGGAGGCTCAGCCCTGGCGTTGGCATAATAAAAAGGTTCGTTTCCGCGCTATTCGAGATAGACGAAACAAGGGGCAGCACAGTGCGCTCCAGCCTTGAAAAATTTTCTGGCACAGCTGCAGCAAACGGCGGTGATATATACACAATCCATGATTTCTCCAGCCCGATAAGCGGCACTGATTTTGCAAGGATAATAGAAGGAAAGGTTATAGCAAGCCCAAACCAGCTGGACGAGGTGAAGCTTTTCGGCTATACAAAGCTCGACAGCCTTCGCGTGATACTTGAGATGTCGCCTTCCGATTATCCGAAGCTTTTCGGCTCGACTACGGAGCGCGTATTCATATTCCAGAACGTCAGCACTGGCAGGTCGCCATTGGTGGTAATAAGGGTGGCTCCGATAAAGCCAAAGGTGGTGCTGATACACAACCTTACCAATATTGACAAGCTGGCTATAAAAATTGCGCAGATCGAGCATATACCTTTGCTGACCACCAAGCTTTCCATGGAGGAAATAGAAGAGAGGCTTAGCAAGGTATAA
- a CDS encoding FAD-binding oxidoreductase produces the protein MAAKTYPITKKEYELILSESNTPEVQLVRLQATDGSRLDFDPGMFAMIMGVEKGTGKLLVRRAYSIASEPNADYLEFYVVKEHDGHVTYFMQSKKGDKYVIEGPYGQFAFVPEENKKVLFIAGGTGFAPFMSMLRHIKKIGAGTDVVLIYSIKFPTEIIMKDELMQLAESLKIKSVITVTRPQAGDGWNGQTGHVNADMIMKSAPDIMERTVYVCGPLPFVKAIKDALASLNVPNNRVKADVWG, from the coding sequence ATGGCGGCAAAGACATATCCGATAACAAAAAAAGAGTACGAGCTTATACTTTCCGAGAGCAACACGCCAGAGGTGCAGCTGGTGAGGCTACAGGCAACAGACGGCAGCAGGCTTGATTTTGATCCAGGCATGTTTGCAATGATAATGGGTGTGGAAAAAGGAACAGGTAAGCTGCTTGTTAGGAGGGCTTATTCGATAGCTTCTGAGCCAAATGCAGATTACCTTGAGTTCTACGTGGTAAAGGAGCATGACGGACATGTGACTTATTTCATGCAGTCGAAGAAAGGCGATAAATATGTCATAGAGGGCCCTTATGGGCAGTTCGCATTCGTACCTGAGGAAAACAAAAAGGTGCTGTTCATAGCTGGCGGCACTGGCTTTGCGCCATTCATGTCCATGCTCAGGCACATAAAAAAGATAGGCGCTGGCACTGATGTCGTGCTAATATATAGCATAAAGTTTCCGACCGAAATAATAATGAAGGATGAGCTTATGCAGCTTGCGGAGTCGCTAAAGATAAAATCGGTCATAACGGTAACAAGGCCGCAGGCTGGAGATGGCTGGAACGGGCAGACAGGCCACGTTAACGCTGACATGATAATGAAGTCTGCCCCTGACATAATGGAGCGCACGGTATATGTGTGCGGGCCATTGCCGTTCGTAAAGGCAATAAAAGATGCGCTGGCATCGCTTAATGTGCCAAACAACAGGGTAAAGGCTGACGTCTGGGGCTGA
- a CDS encoding alpha/beta hydrolase, with protein MDFSLLESGFVGTRHGKLHYMKGTASSKGALQLVLLHGLGADSRSWKRFIEAIQDNFDILALDLLGHGDSDAPQLNYNIGVQAECLYDALAGIGSKDYMLVGHSYGGWIAAYYCTVMQDAKAMPKKLVLEDAAGLKEQFDEVLANGSIGHFYETELNSVMKMNNNKEFVMKSTIYGEVKEHFLTKESLLKLDVPTLIIWGGKDRVIDARIGKLFQERIRNSELAIVDAGHVPHVAKPGDVANLIEKFALEVHA; from the coding sequence ATGGATTTCAGCTTGCTTGAATCTGGATTTGTAGGCACGCGGCACGGCAAACTTCATTATATGAAAGGCACTGCTTCCTCGAAAGGCGCATTGCAGCTTGTGCTGCTGCACGGCCTTGGGGCTGACTCAAGAAGCTGGAAAAGGTTCATTGAGGCAATCCAAGATAATTTTGATATCTTGGCGCTTGACCTTTTGGGGCACGGCGATTCAGATGCACCGCAGTTGAATTATAACATTGGCGTGCAGGCTGAATGCCTTTATGATGCATTGGCAGGAATTGGATCGAAGGACTACATGCTGGTGGGCCATTCCTACGGCGGCTGGATTGCAGCTTATTATTGCACAGTAATGCAGGACGCAAAGGCCATGCCGAAAAAGTTGGTGCTTGAGGACGCTGCCGGCCTTAAAGAACAGTTTGACGAGGTACTTGCAAATGGATCGATTGGACATTTCTACGAAACAGAGCTTAATTCAGTTATGAAAATGAATAACAACAAGGAATTCGTTATGAAGAGCACCATATATGGCGAGGTAAAAGAGCATTTCCTTACAAAGGAGTCTTTGCTAAAGCTTGATGTGCCTACGCTCATAATATGGGGCGGCAAAGACAGAGTAATAGATGCACGCATTGGTAAACTTTTCCAAGAGCGCATAAGGAATTCAGAGCTTGCAATCGTCGATGCAGGGCATGTGCCACATGTGGCAAAACCTGGCGACGTGGCAAATTTGATTGAAAAGTTTGCATTAGAAGTGCACGCGTGA